Proteins from a single region of Felis catus isolate Fca126 chromosome B4, F.catus_Fca126_mat1.0, whole genome shotgun sequence:
- the MDM1 gene encoding nuclear protein MDM1 isoform X5 — protein MPVRFKGLSEYQRNFLWKKSYLSESYNPSVGRRYPWAGLRSDQLGNQGKCRTKIQHNDISSLLTLVYCA, from the exons ATGCCGGTGCGCTTCAAG GGGCTGAGTGAATACCAGAGAAACTTTCTGTGGAAAAAGTCATATTTGTCAGAGTCCTATAATCCCTCGGTGGGGAGAAGGTACCCATGGGCTGGACTTAGATCGGATCAATTAG GAAATCAAGGCAAATGTAGAACCAAGATCCAGCATAATGACATCTCATCCCTTCTCACCTTGGTCTACTGTGCATAA